A single region of the Pararge aegeria chromosome 20, ilParAegt1.1, whole genome shotgun sequence genome encodes:
- the LOC120632619 gene encoding Wilms tumor protein-like, translated as MKREDSLLLGDALSNDQLLFEYSPAESLINFELPSSLSNNFNDWQLSDLDFQCDAFINGINDSNRDSSNFEVSSPLLFDFDDFDDKNLEDYLLGALTNDTSSDLLQSATDSNDSGSDADLGRLSVLGIDLDSTCVQDIQYDQKGYEENSETVRIQDTKVRSWGEPSFCPKLGAFRCPVEECGKLYAKASHVRAHLRRHSGEKPYRCTWGGCSWRFARSDELARHWRSHSGDKPYRCSECGKKFARSDHLAKHGRVHARRAAAAAGAVAAAKRTTAQSYRTRRLF; from the coding sequence ATGAAACGCGAAGACAGCTTACTACTCGGCGATGCACTGTCAAATGATCAACTTCTCTTTGAATACTCGCCGGCAGAGAGTCTTATTAACTTCGAATTACCATCAAGTCTCAGCAATAACTTCAACGACTGGCAACTTAGTGATCTGGACTTTCAATGTGATGCGTTTATTAACGGTATCAACGATTCAAACAGAGACAGTTCAAATTTCGAAGTCAGCTCACCTCTACTTTTCGACTTTGACGACTTCGATGACAAGAACCTGGAGGATTACCTCCTTGGCGCTCTTACGAACGATACATCCAGCGATCTCCTGCAGTCTGCGACAGACTCTAACGACAGTGGCAGTGATGCCGATTTAGGAAGACTTTCGGTGCTTGGAATCGACTTAGATTCGACATGTGTTCAGGACATTCAATACGATCAAAAAGGTTACGAGGAAAACAGTGAAACAGTGCGGATACAAGATACAAAAGTGCGTTCGTGGGGTGAGCCGTCGTTCTGCCCGAAACTCGGTGCATTCCGGTGTCCGGTGGAGGAGTGCGGGAAGTTATACGCAAAAGCGTCGCACGTGCGTGCGCATCTGCGGCGGCATAGCGGCGAGAAGCCTTACCGGTGCACGTGGGGAGGGTGCAGTTGGCGGTTCGCGAGGTCGGACGAGTTGGCGCGGCACTGGCGGAGCCACTCGGGGGACAAGCCGTACCGCTGCAGCGAGTGCGGCAAGAAGTTCGCGCGCTCCGACCACCTAGCGAAGCACGGCCGTGTTCACGCTCGCCGCGCGGCCGCCGCAGCGGGGGCCGTTGCGGCTGCGAAACGCACTACCGCACAATCTTACCGCACTAGGAGACTTTTCTAG